Proteins encoded within one genomic window of Microbacterium sp. zg-B185:
- a CDS encoding response regulator transcription factor translates to MGEPLRVVIVDDHSIFRSGLRADLDPSVEVVGEAADVATAVQAIAELQPDVVLLDVHLPGAADAGIPDASGGEAVLRRAAPLAPQTRFIALSVSDAAEDVVRVIRAGARGYITKGSSGIEVSRAVHAVAGGDAVFSPRLAGFVLDAFGAVAGETAAPDDELDRLSSREQEVMRLIARGYAYKEVASELFISTKTVETHVSAVLRKLQLSSRYELTAWASERRLL, encoded by the coding sequence GTGGGTGAACCGCTGCGCGTCGTGATCGTCGACGACCATTCCATCTTCCGCTCAGGCCTGCGCGCCGACCTCGACCCGTCCGTCGAAGTGGTCGGCGAGGCGGCGGACGTCGCGACCGCGGTGCAGGCGATCGCGGAGCTGCAGCCCGACGTCGTGCTGCTCGACGTGCACCTTCCCGGTGCGGCCGACGCCGGCATCCCCGATGCCAGCGGCGGCGAGGCGGTGCTGCGACGTGCGGCGCCGCTCGCGCCGCAGACGCGCTTCATCGCGCTCAGCGTCTCGGATGCCGCCGAAGACGTCGTACGCGTGATCCGCGCCGGCGCCCGCGGCTACATCACGAAGGGCTCTTCGGGCATCGAGGTGAGTCGGGCGGTGCACGCCGTCGCGGGTGGCGACGCGGTCTTCTCCCCGCGCCTGGCCGGCTTCGTGCTGGATGCCTTCGGCGCCGTCGCCGGCGAGACGGCCGCCCCCGACGACGAGCTGGACCGGCTCTCCTCGCGCGAACAGGAGGTCATGCGCCTAATCGCCCGCGGCTACGCCTACAAAGAGGTCGCTTCCGAGCTGTTCATCTCCACCAAGACCGTCGAGACGCACGTTTCGGCCGTGCTGCGCAAGCTGCAGCTGTCCTCGCGGTACGAGCTGACGGCGTGGGCGTCGGAGCGTCGGCTGCTGTAG
- a CDS encoding WYL domain-containing protein, with the protein MTATSRLLSLLSLLQTRRDWPGSLLAARLEVSPRTVRRDVDRLREMGYRIQATMGPDGGYRLDAGSELPPLLFDDDQAIALAVALQAGTVTGAGIEEAALRALTTVRQVMPSRLRHRLNALDFTAIPRRPGDAASDPVSPEVLVAVSTAARAHEVLRFDYASHRTADSSAPPRRVEPHHLVTSHGRWYLVAWDLDRDDWRLFRADRIAPRTPTGPRFVPREVPGGDVGGYVSARFTGSSGAERWPCTGKVILHRPAGDVLPFAGDGIVEDLGPDRCTLEAGSWSWVALAATLNRFDTDIEVLHPRELTDAFAQLAARNTATATA; encoded by the coding sequence ATGACGGCCACCTCCCGATTGCTCAGCCTCCTCTCGCTGCTGCAGACCCGGCGCGACTGGCCGGGGTCGCTCCTCGCCGCGCGCCTGGAGGTCAGCCCTCGCACGGTGCGCCGCGACGTGGACCGGCTGCGGGAGATGGGGTACCGCATCCAGGCCACGATGGGGCCGGACGGCGGTTACCGGCTCGACGCCGGCAGCGAGCTGCCGCCGCTGCTGTTCGACGACGACCAGGCCATCGCACTCGCGGTCGCCCTGCAGGCTGGGACAGTGACCGGGGCCGGGATCGAAGAAGCAGCCCTCCGGGCGCTGACCACCGTGCGGCAGGTGATGCCATCACGGCTCCGGCACCGTCTGAATGCGCTGGATTTCACGGCCATCCCGCGTCGCCCGGGCGACGCGGCGTCCGACCCGGTATCGCCGGAGGTCCTCGTCGCCGTCTCGACCGCCGCGCGTGCTCACGAGGTGCTGCGCTTCGACTACGCCAGCCACCGCACCGCTGACTCCTCGGCACCGCCGCGACGGGTCGAGCCGCATCACCTGGTGACCTCGCACGGCCGCTGGTATCTGGTCGCCTGGGACCTCGACCGCGATGATTGGCGCCTCTTCCGCGCCGACCGGATCGCGCCGCGCACCCCGACCGGGCCTCGTTTCGTCCCCCGCGAGGTGCCCGGGGGTGATGTCGGCGGATACGTCTCGGCCCGCTTCACCGGCTCCAGCGGCGCCGAACGGTGGCCGTGCACGGGAAAGGTCATCCTCCACCGACCTGCCGGTGACGTGCTCCCGTTCGCCGGCGACGGCATCGTCGAGGATCTGGGGCCCGACCGGTGCACCCTGGAAGCCGGCTCCTGGTCATGGGTCGCCCTCGCCGCGACCCTCAACCGCTTCGACACCGACATCGAGGTCCTCCACCCGCGGGAACTCACAGACGCCTTCGCGCAGCTCGCAGCTCGCAACACCGCAACGGCAACCGCGTAG
- a CDS encoding PRC and DUF2382 domain-containing protein — translation MINAHTLNSLIGSDVIGSDGHKIGTVGQVYVDTETGAPSWVSVRTGLFGMSATFVPVDEADQAGAELRVPYTKDFVKDAPRIDADGSLEHSQEDELYAYYGNGSTGAVGTTVGHDQEAAADTTVGYDTSGPTTDDAMTRSEERLRVGTEKVETGRARLRKYVVTENETVTVPVTREEVRIEREPITEANVGDATRGPDISEEEHEVVLTEERPVVAKETVPVERVRLDKATVTEEQTVTEQVRKEEIDYDDGAIRPDRTDRT, via the coding sequence ATGATCAACGCACACACGCTAAACAGCCTCATCGGCAGCGATGTGATCGGCTCGGACGGTCACAAGATCGGCACCGTCGGTCAGGTCTATGTGGACACGGAAACGGGCGCCCCATCCTGGGTATCGGTTCGTACCGGGTTGTTCGGGATGTCAGCGACGTTCGTTCCCGTCGACGAGGCGGACCAGGCCGGCGCGGAGCTTCGCGTGCCCTATACGAAAGACTTCGTGAAGGACGCTCCGCGCATCGACGCTGATGGCTCTCTCGAGCACTCTCAGGAGGATGAGCTCTACGCCTACTACGGGAACGGCTCCACCGGTGCTGTCGGCACGACCGTCGGTCACGACCAAGAGGCCGCAGCCGACACCACCGTCGGCTACGACACCTCCGGCCCCACCACCGATGACGCGATGACGCGTTCCGAGGAGCGGCTGCGCGTCGGCACCGAGAAGGTGGAGACCGGCCGGGCGCGCCTGCGCAAGTACGTGGTCACCGAGAACGAAACCGTCACCGTGCCGGTCACGCGCGAAGAGGTGCGTATCGAGCGTGAGCCGATTACCGAAGCGAATGTCGGCGACGCGACGAGGGGTCCGGACATCAGCGAGGAGGAGCACGAGGTGGTCCTGACCGAGGAGCGCCCCGTCGTCGCGAAGGAGACCGTACCGGTCGAACGCGTCCGTCTCGATAAGGCGACAGTGACGGAGGAGCAGACGGTCACCGAGCAGGTGCGCAAGGAAGAGATCGACTACGACGACGGTGCGATCCGTCCGGATCGCACCGACCGCACCTGA
- a CDS encoding ATP-binding protein: MSSVRATASRPALRRPRECAVSGTSAGLAAHLGWSAPAVRAIFVLLTLLWGAGALLYAWIWVLTPWDEGDAAPSRSVPVAWILTALSGLGLIGTLAVLAGHLSGGVSMSSARGWFAWVAVTAVLAVAGGLWATFADRADPARGPRHELAVRVVVTGILVALVMMQASIMQQTGLASFLLAVAILGGVAIVYSSTLIAKWRELSGERVRRIREEQRAEMAAHLHDSVLQTLALIQNRSGASSEVARLARAQERELRSWLYDGDSPADSDLPTDLRDYAAALELDYPVRIEVVSAGLSTERASGDVAAAAREAMLNAARHAGGEVSVYIEGSASGVDVYVRDRGPGFSLAAVPGDRLGVRESIIGRLRRTGGSATVKPGAGGVGTEVHLHSVHEEARRG; encoded by the coding sequence ATGTCCTCGGTGCGCGCGACCGCCTCGCGCCCGGCGCTGCGCCGGCCGCGAGAGTGCGCCGTGTCCGGTACGTCCGCCGGTCTTGCGGCGCACCTCGGCTGGTCCGCGCCGGCTGTCCGCGCGATCTTCGTGCTCCTCACGCTGCTGTGGGGAGCGGGAGCCCTGCTGTACGCGTGGATCTGGGTGCTCACTCCGTGGGACGAGGGGGATGCCGCGCCGTCGCGGAGCGTTCCGGTCGCGTGGATCCTCACCGCCCTTTCCGGGCTGGGGCTGATCGGCACCCTCGCCGTCCTGGCCGGTCACCTCTCCGGCGGCGTTTCGATGTCGTCGGCGCGGGGCTGGTTCGCATGGGTCGCCGTCACTGCGGTGCTCGCCGTCGCCGGGGGACTCTGGGCGACCTTCGCCGATCGCGCGGACCCCGCGCGCGGTCCCCGTCATGAGCTGGCGGTGCGGGTTGTGGTGACGGGGATCCTGGTCGCCCTCGTCATGATGCAGGCATCGATCATGCAGCAGACCGGCCTGGCATCGTTCCTGCTCGCCGTCGCGATCCTCGGGGGCGTGGCGATCGTCTACTCCTCGACGCTCATCGCGAAGTGGCGGGAGCTGTCCGGTGAGCGGGTGCGCCGCATCCGCGAGGAGCAGCGCGCCGAGATGGCCGCTCACCTGCACGACTCGGTGCTGCAGACCCTCGCGCTGATCCAGAACCGTTCCGGGGCTTCGAGCGAGGTCGCCCGGCTCGCCCGCGCCCAGGAGCGCGAGCTGCGGTCGTGGCTGTACGACGGCGACAGCCCGGCCGACAGCGACCTGCCCACCGATCTGCGCGACTACGCGGCCGCGCTCGAACTGGACTATCCCGTGCGCATCGAGGTCGTCTCGGCCGGCCTGTCCACGGAGCGGGCCAGCGGCGACGTCGCCGCTGCGGCCCGTGAGGCGATGCTGAACGCGGCGCGCCACGCCGGCGGCGAGGTCTCGGTCTACATCGAGGGCTCCGCGTCAGGCGTGGACGTGTACGTGCGCGATCGCGGGCCGGGCTTCTCGCTCGCCGCGGTGCCCGGCGACCGGCTCGGCGTGCGCGAGTCCATCATCGGCCGGCTCCGCCGCACCGGCGGTTCGGCGACCGTGAAGCCGGGCGCGGGCGGCGTGGGCACCGAGGTGCATCTGCATTCCGTCCATGAGGAGGCCCGACGTGGGTGA
- a CDS encoding tail fiber protein: protein MSNPVVLPVNQNEHLFSLIGNRYGGDGIVTFTPATLDDPGQPVTGGMCNDGQYPVLD, encoded by the coding sequence ATGAGCAATCCGGTTGTCCTGCCAGTGAACCAGAACGAACACCTGTTCTCGTTGATCGGCAACAGATATGGCGGAGACGGCATAGTCACATTCACCCCCGCAACGTTGGATGACCCGGGTCAGCCGGTGACGGGGGGAATGTGCAACGACGGCCAATACCCTGTCCTTGACTAG
- a CDS encoding TetR/AcrR family transcriptional regulator C-terminal domain-containing protein, translating into MTPSASKKSAGSSTRRLSRDLIVQAALDQIDRSGAHGLSMRSLGQDLGVEAMSLYRHVQGKEDLLEGVVALLMGDLTSRLDDELAEHWQGFLQTVAHEVRRIAIEHPKAFPLVATRHPAAPWLRPPLRSIEVVNTFLSALISHGFTDAQAVDAYRSFSSFLLGHLLLESATRGAETGPVEEPLDEGGATIPEGDGQVPLDTAPEVRRLRALLSKDRSDEEFEVSLEALLDRLEREISQ; encoded by the coding sequence ATGACGCCGTCCGCGAGCAAGAAGTCGGCGGGCAGCTCGACGCGCCGACTCAGTCGTGACCTGATCGTCCAGGCGGCCCTGGATCAGATCGACCGCTCGGGGGCGCACGGTTTGTCGATGCGGTCTTTGGGGCAGGACTTGGGCGTGGAAGCCATGTCCCTGTATCGGCACGTGCAGGGCAAGGAGGATCTGCTGGAAGGCGTCGTCGCGCTGCTGATGGGAGACCTGACGTCGAGGCTGGACGACGAGCTAGCGGAGCACTGGCAGGGCTTCCTGCAAACCGTCGCCCATGAGGTGCGACGCATCGCAATCGAACACCCGAAGGCGTTCCCCCTCGTTGCCACACGCCATCCGGCAGCACCTTGGCTACGACCCCCGCTGCGCAGCATCGAGGTCGTCAACACCTTCCTCAGTGCGCTCATCAGCCACGGATTCACTGACGCGCAGGCAGTGGACGCGTACCGATCGTTCAGCAGTTTTCTGCTCGGTCATCTACTCCTGGAGTCCGCGACGCGAGGCGCTGAAACCGGTCCCGTTGAGGAGCCCCTCGACGAAGGCGGCGCGACCATACCCGAGGGTGATGGGCAGGTCCCCTTGGACACCGCGCCAGAGGTCCGACGCCTGCGAGCCCTGCTCAGCAAAGACCGCAGCGACGAAGAGTTCGAGGTTTCGCTCGAAGCTCTCCTGGACCGCCTCGAACGAGAGATATCGCAGTAG
- a CDS encoding PspC domain-containing protein, which yields MTDSSAAPVAAPLADPGPPPPAPGGRSGAGDRFFSWVSGLGLARADGWIGGVCAGIAARLGIDPVIVRGVFVIAALFGLPVFLVYAAAWALLPDVLGRIHLRELLQRRFDPAMVGIGLMLLVGLFPVVPWFFAAALPFGFVLPGAWFDLTPWGVLSTLVFIALLGGVVFLIARASSRRAPMSGVSSAADPRMASAAPPTPGSPAAPMEDSGPLEPAADPAGVVGFAPPAPAGTAPLPPSADATGDELAAWRTQHEAWRAQDDAWRRQQHDAERAARDQARVERAAAGAAFAAEAAERRRIRRARNPRTSFGFVVLVIGAALVAGAVTALWHASLEPGETGTSVACGLLAAALLVGVAMIVAGAMRRRSGFLAFVAVAVLIAATITGAGNLTRGILFGGAYVNNIDTDITRFTQMWGHLNIDIAPTGEAPVPIVVDKRGGSTDIWVGQDVLLDLRVTGAADVEWARVDADTGEYLDQGTWRGKSDAAGERSVRERIDTREDAGSGTPQSVVLDQRGGAVYVTINEH from the coding sequence ATGACCGATTCTTCCGCTGCGCCGGTTGCCGCGCCCCTCGCCGACCCTGGACCCCCGCCGCCTGCTCCGGGCGGACGTTCGGGCGCAGGGGACCGTTTCTTCTCTTGGGTGAGCGGACTCGGCCTCGCCCGTGCCGACGGCTGGATCGGCGGCGTCTGCGCCGGGATCGCGGCGCGACTGGGCATCGACCCGGTCATCGTGCGCGGCGTATTCGTCATCGCCGCCCTGTTCGGGCTGCCGGTCTTCCTCGTCTACGCTGCCGCGTGGGCGCTCCTGCCCGATGTCCTCGGCCGTATCCACCTGCGTGAACTGCTGCAGCGGCGTTTCGATCCGGCGATGGTCGGGATCGGCCTGATGCTCCTGGTCGGGCTCTTTCCGGTGGTGCCGTGGTTCTTCGCCGCAGCACTCCCGTTCGGCTTCGTGCTGCCCGGCGCCTGGTTCGACCTGACGCCGTGGGGCGTCCTGTCCACGCTCGTCTTCATCGCGCTGCTGGGCGGCGTCGTCTTCCTCATCGCACGCGCGTCATCGCGCCGTGCCCCGATGTCCGGGGTGTCATCTGCGGCGGATCCGAGAATGGCTTCTGCGGCTCCGCCGACCCCCGGCTCCCCCGCCGCGCCGATGGAGGATTCGGGTCCTCTCGAGCCGGCGGCGGACCCGGCCGGAGTGGTCGGCTTCGCGCCGCCTGCTCCGGCCGGAACAGCTCCCCTGCCGCCGTCCGCCGACGCGACCGGGGACGAGCTCGCCGCCTGGCGCACCCAGCATGAGGCGTGGAGGGCGCAGGACGACGCGTGGCGCCGACAGCAGCACGATGCCGAACGCGCAGCACGCGATCAGGCCCGCGTCGAGCGCGCCGCGGCCGGCGCCGCGTTCGCTGCCGAGGCGGCCGAACGCCGCCGGATCCGCCGCGCGCGCAACCCCCGGACGAGCTTCGGCTTCGTCGTGCTCGTCATCGGTGCCGCTCTGGTCGCGGGAGCCGTCACCGCGCTCTGGCATGCTTCGCTCGAGCCCGGCGAGACTGGGACCTCGGTCGCGTGCGGACTCCTGGCAGCGGCCCTCCTGGTCGGCGTCGCGATGATCGTCGCGGGAGCGATGCGCCGCCGCAGCGGCTTCCTCGCCTTCGTCGCGGTCGCTGTGCTGATCGCCGCGACCATCACCGGCGCGGGCAACCTCACGCGCGGGATCCTGTTCGGAGGCGCCTACGTCAACAACATCGACACCGACATCACCCGCTTCACGCAGATGTGGGGTCACCTGAACATCGACATCGCGCCGACCGGTGAGGCTCCCGTCCCGATCGTGGTCGACAAGCGCGGCGGCAGCACCGACATCTGGGTCGGACAGGACGTGCTCCTGGACCTTCGCGTCACCGGCGCAGCCGACGTCGAGTGGGCTCGTGTGGACGCGGACACGGGCGAGTACCTCGATCAGGGCACCTGGCGGGGGAAATCGGATGCCGCGGGGGAACGCTCCGTCCGCGAGCGCATCGACACCCGCGAGGACGCCGGGTCCGGCACACCGCAATCGGTCGTGCTGGATCAGCGCGGCGGCGCCGTCTACGTGACCATCAACGAGCACTGA
- a CDS encoding YccF domain-containing protein, translating to MRTLLNIIWLILAGFWLFLGYVLAGVLLCIPIITIPWAIASFRTANYALWPFGRTIVAKPSAGVGSFLGNVIWVIFAGWWLALAHIVSGIALCITIIGIPLGIADFKMVPISLMPLGKDIVSTRSGAFDQTLSSRG from the coding sequence GTGCGCACGCTTCTGAACATCATCTGGCTGATCCTGGCGGGCTTCTGGCTGTTCCTCGGCTACGTCCTGGCCGGCGTGCTCCTGTGCATCCCGATCATCACGATCCCCTGGGCGATCGCCTCGTTCCGCACCGCCAACTACGCCCTGTGGCCGTTCGGCCGCACGATCGTGGCCAAACCGAGCGCCGGCGTCGGATCGTTCCTCGGGAATGTGATCTGGGTGATCTTCGCAGGCTGGTGGCTCGCGCTCGCGCACATCGTGTCGGGCATCGCACTGTGCATCACGATCATCGGCATCCCCCTCGGCATCGCCGATTTCAAGATGGTGCCGATCTCGCTCATGCCGCTGGGCAAGGACATCGTCTCCACCCGGAGCGGAGCCTTCGACCAGACGCTGAGCTCGCGCGGCTAG
- a CDS encoding VOC family protein, whose translation MSITTTTHLNFRGDARAALEFYRSVFGGEATIATYGDFGMPQERPGAEKVVFGQIETADGFRIMAYDIPGRSEGSAAAAGSTRRENGTTITDQPFFVSVRGETLDEVGRYWAALSVGASIVEPLAASAWSPGFGMLRDRFGVTWILDVAAPR comes from the coding sequence ATGAGCATCACGACCACCACCCACCTGAACTTCCGCGGCGACGCCCGCGCGGCGCTCGAGTTCTACCGGTCCGTCTTCGGCGGCGAGGCCACGATCGCCACCTACGGCGACTTCGGCATGCCCCAGGAACGTCCCGGCGCCGAGAAGGTCGTCTTCGGCCAGATCGAGACCGCTGACGGCTTCCGGATCATGGCCTACGACATCCCCGGCCGATCAGAGGGCTCGGCCGCGGCGGCCGGCTCCACCCGTCGTGAGAACGGCACCACCATCACGGACCAGCCCTTTTTCGTCTCGGTGCGCGGAGAGACCCTCGACGAGGTCGGGCGATATTGGGCCGCGCTCTCGGTCGGCGCCTCCATCGTCGAGCCGCTCGCGGCGTCCGCATGGAGTCCGGGCTTCGGCATGCTCCGCGACAGGTTCGGCGTGACCTGGATCCTCGACGTCGCCGCCCCGCGGTAG
- a CDS encoding YafY family protein, with product MSDTTTRALTLLNLLQTHRHWPGAELAQRMGVTERTVRRDVERLRELGYRIESTPGVAGGYRLEAGSAVPPLLLNDEEAVAMAIGLRVAAAQRLVGGPETTLTALAKLEQVLPAPLRRRVTALADAVQPAGIRTGEAVSTEVLGELALACRDHERVRFTYTAASGEVSHRRVEPHTLAPADRHWYLLCWDVEREDWRTFRVDRVSDIAHTRVLFPTRELTPEQIEEFILVARSWVRTAVETELVMDLPIQAMREAFGQWSQGATAEGGDRTRWPVGGQDFRETMYGMAWIPAGVEYTTDLAEPARSELRETLGRMLRALDAAPPPRSG from the coding sequence ATGTCCGACACGACCACCCGAGCGCTCACCCTGCTGAACCTGCTGCAGACGCACCGCCACTGGCCCGGGGCAGAACTCGCCCAGCGCATGGGCGTCACCGAGCGCACGGTCCGGCGCGACGTCGAGCGCCTCCGCGAACTGGGCTACCGCATCGAGTCCACACCGGGCGTCGCGGGCGGCTACCGCCTCGAGGCGGGCAGCGCCGTGCCGCCGCTGCTCCTGAACGACGAGGAGGCGGTAGCCATGGCGATCGGGCTGCGGGTGGCCGCCGCGCAGCGCCTGGTCGGCGGGCCGGAGACCACACTCACCGCCCTGGCGAAGCTGGAGCAGGTGCTGCCTGCCCCGCTGCGCAGACGTGTCACGGCCCTGGCGGATGCCGTCCAGCCGGCCGGAATCCGCACCGGCGAAGCCGTCTCCACGGAGGTGCTGGGCGAGCTCGCGCTGGCCTGCCGCGATCACGAACGGGTGCGCTTCACCTACACCGCGGCATCCGGGGAGGTCTCGCACCGCCGGGTGGAACCGCACACGCTGGCCCCCGCAGACCGGCACTGGTATCTGCTGTGCTGGGACGTGGAGCGCGAGGACTGGCGGACTTTCCGCGTGGACCGCGTGAGCGACATCGCCCACACGCGCGTGCTGTTCCCTACGCGGGAACTGACCCCCGAGCAGATCGAGGAGTTCATCCTGGTCGCCCGCTCGTGGGTGCGCACCGCCGTCGAGACGGAGCTTGTGATGGATCTGCCGATCCAGGCGATGCGCGAGGCCTTCGGCCAGTGGAGCCAGGGCGCCACCGCGGAAGGTGGCGATCGCACCCGGTGGCCGGTCGGCGGTCAGGACTTCCGCGAGACGATGTACGGCATGGCGTGGATCCCCGCCGGAGTCGAGTACACCACCGATCTCGCCGAGCCGGCCCGCTCCGAGCTGCGCGAGACGCTCGGGCGCATGCTGCGGGCGCTGGACGCCGCACCTCCGCCCCGCTCCGGCTGA
- a CDS encoding ATP-binding cassette domain-containing protein, producing the protein MTKEPIIQAQGLTKRFAVKKKTVDAVTDLTFRVDRGELVAFLGPNGAGKSTSLRMLTTLIPPTSGTARVVGHDILRRPAEVRARIGYVGQLTSGSFSQRVRDELLSQGAFYGMTRSASARRAEELIHSLDLGSFATRSVQQLSGGQKRRLDIALGLMHAPPLLFLDEPSTGLDPQSRANLWQHILDLRAQHGTTVFLTTHYLEEADRYAERVMVMDRGRVIADDTATALKANLAGDLLTFGFGSPAEADRAAGIVQGLTERDVRRDGEATIVLTAPAGDRLLPSAVRALDAAGIGVISATGVPPTLDDVFLALTGRTLREAGEGEPTDEDADAVEHADLEASHSASAVSSVSTGAQR; encoded by the coding sequence ATGACGAAGGAACCGATCATCCAAGCGCAGGGCCTGACCAAGCGCTTCGCAGTGAAGAAGAAGACCGTCGACGCCGTGACCGACCTGACCTTCCGTGTCGATCGCGGTGAACTCGTCGCCTTTCTCGGGCCCAACGGCGCCGGCAAGTCCACGAGTCTGCGCATGCTCACCACCCTGATCCCGCCGACGTCGGGAACCGCGCGCGTCGTGGGACACGACATCCTGCGCCGCCCCGCCGAGGTGCGCGCGCGCATCGGCTACGTGGGTCAGCTCACCAGCGGCAGCTTCTCGCAGCGAGTGCGCGACGAGCTGCTCAGCCAGGGGGCGTTCTACGGCATGACCCGCTCGGCGTCGGCCAGACGTGCCGAGGAGCTCATCCACTCCCTCGATCTGGGCAGCTTCGCCACTCGCTCCGTGCAGCAGCTCAGCGGCGGTCAGAAGCGACGCCTGGACATCGCCCTCGGACTTATGCACGCGCCACCCCTGCTGTTCCTCGACGAACCCTCCACCGGGCTCGATCCGCAGAGTCGGGCGAACCTCTGGCAGCACATCCTGGACCTGCGCGCCCAGCACGGCACGACGGTGTTCCTCACGACGCACTACCTCGAGGAGGCGGACCGCTACGCGGAGCGGGTGATGGTCATGGACAGGGGACGCGTCATCGCCGACGACACGGCGACCGCCCTGAAGGCGAACCTGGCCGGGGACCTGCTGACCTTCGGCTTCGGTTCCCCGGCGGAGGCGGACCGTGCCGCCGGGATCGTGCAGGGACTGACCGAGCGCGATGTTCGCCGAGACGGCGAGGCAACCATCGTGCTCACCGCCCCCGCCGGCGACAGGCTCCTTCCTTCCGCCGTGCGGGCGCTGGATGCCGCGGGCATCGGCGTCATCAGCGCGACGGGTGTCCCACCGACCCTCGACGACGTGTTCCTCGCCCTCACCGGCAGGACGCTGCGCGAGGCGGGGGAGGGCGAGCCGACGGACGAGGACGCCGATGCGGTGGAGCACGCAGACCTGGAGGCGTCGCACAGCGCGAGCGCCGTCTCATCCGTTTCGACAGGAGCACAGCGATGA
- a CDS encoding ABC transporter permease — MTIRVPQDHPRTDTAVRANVARDTWHVLTRELKPVARDPFTLIFSLVQPLVFLGLFAPLLVGSSGEPVGATLQWFVPGVLVMIVLFGTGATGSNLQYEMMTGSHERTLVAPLARASLLVGRALKEIAPIVIQSLIIVLIAWPFGFAINVPGMLIGLALLAVFGVGLGALSYTLALKTKDREWLFWGVQQTLIFPLLILSGMLLPLEDAPPWMRAVATVNPVNWVVQAERALFAGDLGDITVLWGWVAAVALAALGLWAGIRAIRRSS, encoded by the coding sequence ATGACCATCCGGGTCCCGCAGGACCACCCCCGCACCGACACCGCCGTCCGGGCGAACGTCGCGCGGGATACCTGGCACGTCCTGACCCGGGAACTGAAGCCGGTCGCCCGGGATCCGTTCACGCTCATCTTCAGCCTCGTGCAGCCGCTCGTGTTCCTCGGCTTGTTCGCGCCGCTGCTGGTCGGCTCGTCCGGCGAGCCGGTCGGCGCCACCCTGCAGTGGTTCGTCCCGGGCGTGCTCGTGATGATCGTGCTGTTCGGCACCGGCGCGACCGGATCGAACCTGCAGTACGAGATGATGACCGGCTCGCACGAGCGCACGCTGGTGGCGCCCTTGGCGCGGGCGTCCCTGCTCGTGGGTCGCGCGCTCAAAGAGATCGCGCCCATCGTGATCCAGTCGCTGATCATCGTCTTGATCGCCTGGCCCTTCGGGTTCGCGATCAATGTGCCCGGCATGCTCATCGGGCTCGCGCTGCTGGCCGTGTTCGGAGTCGGTCTCGGCGCGCTTTCGTACACCCTCGCGTTGAAGACCAAGGACCGCGAGTGGCTGTTCTGGGGCGTGCAGCAGACTCTGATCTTCCCGCTGCTGATCCTGTCCGGAATGCTGCTCCCGCTCGAGGACGCGCCGCCCTGGATGCGCGCGGTCGCCACGGTGAATCCGGTGAACTGGGTGGTCCAGGCCGAGCGGGCACTGTTCGCCGGCGACCTCGGGGACATCACCGTCCTGTGGGGCTGGGTCGCCGCGGTCGCGCTCGCGGCGCTCGGCCTGTGGGCCGGGATCCGAGCGATCCGCAGGAGCAGCTAG